The genomic DNA GTCCTTCGTCGAGTTCGACGATGGCGAGGACGTACGGCGTGAGTTTTGCGAACTGGTCGCTCGCCGACCGGATCACCGAGAAGGTCACGACCTTGCCTATGCCCTTGAAAGTATGCTCGACGATCTTCCCCTCGCGCCGGCAGGTCGGGCAGAGGTTCCGCGGCGGGAAGAAGTACCTGCCGCAGGTCTCGCAGCGCGTCCCCTCAAGGTTGTAGCGCTGCGGGATCTTTCTCCAGAAACGTGGTACCGACATTTC from Methanoculleus sp. 7T includes the following:
- a CDS encoding Zn-ribbon domain-containing OB-fold protein, whose product is MSVPRFWRKIPQRYNLEGTRCETCGRYFFPPRNLCPTCRREGKIVEHTFKGIGKVVTFSVIRSASDQFAKLTPYVLAIVELDEGPRMTAQIVCSPEEAYIGMPVKAVFRKLGTEGESGVIYYGTKFAPM